Proteins found in one Physeter macrocephalus isolate SW-GA chromosome 17, ASM283717v5, whole genome shotgun sequence genomic segment:
- the IRX3 gene encoding iroquois-class homeodomain protein IRX-3 translates to MSFPQLGYQYIRPLYPPERPGAAAGGGSAGARGGPGAGASELAASGSLSNVLSSVYGAPYAAAAAAAAAAQGYGAFLPYAAELPIFPQLGTQYELKDSPGVQHPAAATAFPHPHPAFYPYGQYQFGDPSRPKNATRESTSTLKAWLNEHRKNPYPTKGEKIMLAIITKMTLTQVSTWFANARRRLKKENKMTWAPRSRTDEEGNAYGSEREEEDEEEDEEDGKRELELEEEELGGEEEDTGGEGLADDDEDEEIDLENLDGAAAGPELALTGAAHRDGDLGLEPISDSKNSDSDDSSEGLEERPLPVLSLAPVPPPVAATPPSPPSPSAGLDPCAPAPAPASALQKPKIWSLAETATSPDNPRRSPPGAGGSPPGAAVAPPALQLSPAAAAAAQRLVSAPLGKFSAWTNRPFPGPPPGPRPHPHPHPLSLLGSAPPHLLGLPGAAGHPAAAAFARPAEPEGGTDRCSALEVEKKLLKTAFQPVPRRPQNHLDAALVLSALSSS, encoded by the exons ATGTCCTTCCCCCAGCTCGGATACCAGTACATCCGCCCGCTCTACCCACCCGAGCGCCCGGGGGCCGCCGCCGGCGGTGGCAGCGCTGGAGCCCGGGGCGGCCCGGGAGCCGGAGCCTCAGAGCTGGCTGCCTCGGGGTCCCTGTCCAACGTACTCTCGTCCGTGTACGGGGCGCCCTACGCCGCCGCggcagccgcagccgcagccgcccAAGGCTACGGCGCCTTCCTGCCCTACGCGGCCGAGCTGCCCATCTTCCCGCAGCTG GGCACGCAGTATGAGCTGAAGGACAGCCCGGGGGTGCAGCATCCGGCCGCGGCCACCGCGTTTCCTCACCCGCACCCCGCCTTCTACCCGTACGGCCAGTACCAGTTCGGGGACCCGTCCCGTCCCAAGAACGCCACCCGGGAGAGCACTAGCACGCTGAAGGCCTGGCTCAACGAGCACCGCAAGAACCCCTACCCCACCAAGGGCGAGAAGATCATGCTGGCCATCATCACCAAGATGACCCTCACCCAGGTCTCCACCTGGTTCGCCAACGCGCGCCGGCGCCTCAAGAAGGAGAACAAGATGACGTGGGCTCCCCGCAGCCGCACGGACGAAGAGGGCAACGCTTACGGGAGCGAGCGAGAGGAAGAAGacgaggaggaggatgaagaagaCGGCAAACGCgaactggagctggaggaggaggagctcgggggggaggaggaggacaccGGGGGCGAGGGCCTGGCTGACGACGATGAGGACGAGGAGATCGATTTGGAGAACTTAGACGGCGCGGCCGCGGGGCCCGAGCTGGCCCTGACTGGCGCGGCGCACAGGGACGGCGACCTCGGCCTGGAACCCATCTCAGACTCCAAGAATAGCGACTCCGACGACAGTTCCGAGGGCTTGGAGGAGCGTCCCCTGCCTGTCCTGAGTCTGGCCCCAGTGCCACCGCCGGTGGCCGCGACTCCGCCATCACCGCCCTCGCCCTCAGCGGGCCTGGACCCCTGCGCTCCCGCACCAGCGCCCGCCTCGGCCCTGCAAAAACCCAAGATCTGGTCCCTGGCCGAGACGGCCACAAGCCCGGACAACCCGCGCCGCTCGCCTCCGGGCGCGGGGGGTTCTCCCCCCGGCGCAGCTGTCGCGCCCCCAGCCCTGCAGCTCtctccggccgccgccgccgcggctcAGAGACTCGTCTCGGCGCCGCTGGGCAAGTTCTCCGCTTGGACCAACCGGCCGTTCCCAGGCCCGCCGCCCGGCCCACGCCCACACCCGCACCCGCACCCGCTCTCCCTGCTGGGTTCGGCCCCTCCACACCTGCTGGGACTTCCCGGAGCCGCGGGCCAcccggccgccgccgccttcGCTCGGCCGGCGGAGCCCGAGGGCGGAACAG ATCGTTGTAGTGCCTTGGAAGTGGAGAAAAAGTTACTCAAGACAGCTTTCCAGCCCGTGCCCAGGCG GCCCCAGAACCACCTGGACGCCGCTCTGGTCTTATCGGCTCTCTCCTCAtcctag